The Bacillus sp. Bos-x628 genome segment GAGGAGAAGGGGCATACTTAGAGGATGAAACAGGTAGACGAATCATGGCAGGTATTCATCCGCAGGTAGATTTAGCACCTAGAGATGTTGTTGCTAGAGCTATTTATAATGAGCAAGAGGCTGGTCATCAAATTTATCTTAATATTAAAGGCATTCCACATTTCTCAACGCGCTTTCCAACCATTTATGCGCTATGTCAACAGGCTGGGATCGATATTAGAAGCGGCAGGTTGCCAGTTTCTCCTGGTATGCACTTTTTAATGGGCGGGATCATGGTGAATGAACATGGAGAAACAGCCGTTCAATCATTATTTGCGATAGGCGAAGCGGCGTGTACAGGTTTACATGGAGCCAATCGGTTAGCAAGTAATTCTCTTTTGGAAGGTCTTGTTTCAGGTAACAAAGCTGCCCGGCGAATTGAACAAATGCCAAAGCGACATGTGAAAGTACCTTCTGTTGAAATTCAAGAAGTATGGCAAGTTCCAGACATCTCAAAAACCAAACTGAGACATTTGATGACAAAATATGCGGCGATTGTGAGACATCAGAAAGGCTTGCAGGCACTGCTAGCGGCATTAGAACATGTGTCTTTTCAGCCAATAAATGTGAAGGATATCACAAATGAGCAGGTGGAATTATTGAATTGTTGGTCATTAGCGATTTGTATGGCGAAATCTGCCCTTCTCCGTACAGAAAGCAGAGGCGGTCATTATCGAACGGACTATCCGAAAAGAGAAGATGCCTTCTGGCGAGGTAAACAAATTATTCATGAAAAAGATCAAGTTCAAATAATGAAAAACGAAAGGATCGGTGTCAATTGGAACGTTTACAGTTAAAGCGAATGCTCACGCATTTTTTTCAAGAAGATATTGGCTTTGGGGATGTGTCAGCAGAAGCCATTTTTGAAGATAAGAAAGGAACAGCTTACATCATGGCGAAACAATCGGGTGTACTTGCGGGGTCGCAAGTGATTGAAACGGGTTATCATTTGCTGAATGAACACATTCATACTCAATTGTTCTTTCATGATGGTGAATGGTTGACGAAAGGTGACGTTTTAGCCAAAATATCAGGACCGATCAACGATTTGTTAAAAGGTGAGCGGGTCATTCTGAATGTGTTGCAGCGAATGTCAGGAATTGCGACGCTAACACATGAAGCGATTCAAAGATTAGATGATCCAGCCATTACGATATGTGATACGAGAAAAACAACGCCTGGATTGCGCATGCTTGAGAAATACGCAGTGAAAGTAGGAGGCGGAAAGAATCATCGATTTGGCTTATCAGATGGTGTGATGATCAAAGATAACCATATTGCGGCATGCGGTTCGATCCGTGAAGCTGTAGAAAAAGCAAGAACTTATGCTGGTCATATGGTAAAAATAGAAGTGGAAATTGAAACAGAAACGCAACTAAAGGAAGCAATTGAAGCGAAAGCAGATGTCATTATGTTTGATAACTGCTCACCAGATCAAGTAAAACGGTTTAAACAAATGACGCCGGAGACGATCTTGACAGAGGCATCAGGAGGGATCACGTTAGACACCTTGCCAAACTACAGGCATACCGGCGTAGATCTCATTTCCCTTGGCTTTCTCACACATTCTGCATCGTCATTTGATTTCAGTATGAATATGGAATTTAGTCACAAAGGGGGAACAACTCATGTCCATGCTTGATTTGTTAACAAATCAAAACGAGACCATGATGCCGGATGAATATAAGCACCGCTCTTATGAAGAGATGAAAAAGCGAGTGATAGAGATAAAACAAGCTTTTGGTGAAAAACTTTTTATTCCAGGCCATCATTATCAAAAGGACGAGGTGATTCAATTCGCAGATGCGACGGGAGATTCTTTGCAGCTTGCGCAAATGGCGGCTGATAATCATAAGGCGGAATACATCGTCTTCTGCGGCGTTCATTTTATGGCTGAAACGGCTGATATGCTGTCAAAGAAGAACCAACACGTGTTGTTACCTGATATGAGAGCGGGCTGCTCAATGGCGGATATGGCGAATATGAAACAGACCGACAGAGCATGGGAAAAGCTCACAGATTTGTTTGGTGATACGATTCTTCCACTCACTTATGTGAATTCAACGGCTGCTATCAAAGCATTTGTTGGCAAACATGGCGGAGCTACTGTCACCTCTTCAAATGCCAAAAATGTGCTAAAGTGGGCACTCACTCAAAAAGAACGGATTCTCTTCCTTCCTGACCAGCATTTAGGACGTAATACTGCCTTTGATTTAGGTATCCCTTTAGAGCAAATGGCTGTGTGGGACCAGATAGAAGAGAAGCTCATCACCGATCAGCCTCTTCACAACATCAAAATGATTTTATGGAAAGGTCACTGCTCAGTACACGAGAAGTTTACGATCAAGAATATAGAAGAAATGAGAAAAAGGGATCGTGATATTCAAATCCTCGTTCATCCGGAGTGTACGCATGAGGTGGTGAGAGCATCAGACTTGGCTGGTTCAACGAAATTTATTATTGATACAATTGAACAGGCTCCACCTGGAAGCAAATGGGCGATTGGCACTGAAATGAATTTGGTCAAGCGTATTATAGATCAACATCCAGACAAACAAATTGAATCACTAAACCCAGATATGTGTCCGTGTTTAACGATGAACCGCATTGATTTGCCCCATTTATTATGGTCATTGGAAAGCATTGAAAAGGGCAAGCCGGTCGGTTTGATTCAGGTCGAAGAAGAAATCACAAAAGAGGCACTGCATGCACTGAATCGAATGTTGACCATTAGATAATCAAGTTTCCCCTCCTACAAGAAAACAAGTTTTTATCATATTGGCTTGTAAATATGCATAAATTTATATTGAAACATATTGTACTTCTGACATAACCGATACGTTCACGTTTTGCATAGGAGGGGAAAACGTTGAAAATTCATATTGTGCAAAAAGGAGACTCCCTTTGGAAAATTTCAAAGAAATATGGTGTCGACTTTCAAGAATTGAAAAAACTAAATTCACAGCTCAGTAATCCAGATTTGATTATGCCTGGTATGAAAATTAAGATTCCATCAAGTGGTGTCCCTGTGAAAACAGATCAGCACAAAGCAAAAGAAAAGCCAAAGCCTAAAGAACATCCGTATGTGAAAGAAAAGCCTAAGGATGTCGTTCAAGTTCAAGATACAACGCCTAAAGAAAAGCCAAATGAGCCGGTTCCGTATGTACCGCCAGTCCCAAAGATAGAACAGCCAGTTTTCCCGCAAGTAGATGTGAACTATTATCAGACCAATCTTTATCAACCATTCACGCCTCCTCCAAAAAAAGAACATCATGAGAAAAAAGATTACTATCATGAAAAGAAAGATGATGTTCATGAGAAAAAAGACCACAAGGACCATTTTCATCATGAACATAAAGAGCATGAAAAAGATGAGGTGGCTAAGGGATATGATCCGTTCATTCATATTCCACAACAAAAAGAGGAGGGAAAAAACATGGAACATAACAATGACCCAAATCTGCCTAATTTCCCGCAAATGCCGAATGTAGGAGGAGCGAATGTAGGGGGAATGGCTGAA includes the following:
- the nadC gene encoding carboxylating nicotinate-nucleotide diphosphorylase, giving the protein MERLQLKRMLTHFFQEDIGFGDVSAEAIFEDKKGTAYIMAKQSGVLAGSQVIETGYHLLNEHIHTQLFFHDGEWLTKGDVLAKISGPINDLLKGERVILNVLQRMSGIATLTHEAIQRLDDPAITICDTRKTTPGLRMLEKYAVKVGGGKNHRFGLSDGVMIKDNHIAACGSIREAVEKARTYAGHMVKIEVEIETETQLKEAIEAKADVIMFDNCSPDQVKRFKQMTPETILTEASGGITLDTLPNYRHTGVDLISLGFLTHSASSFDFSMNMEFSHKGGTTHVHA
- the nadA gene encoding quinolinate synthase NadA, with amino-acid sequence MSMLDLLTNQNETMMPDEYKHRSYEEMKKRVIEIKQAFGEKLFIPGHHYQKDEVIQFADATGDSLQLAQMAADNHKAEYIVFCGVHFMAETADMLSKKNQHVLLPDMRAGCSMADMANMKQTDRAWEKLTDLFGDTILPLTYVNSTAAIKAFVGKHGGATVTSSNAKNVLKWALTQKERILFLPDQHLGRNTAFDLGIPLEQMAVWDQIEEKLITDQPLHNIKMILWKGHCSVHEKFTIKNIEEMRKRDRDIQILVHPECTHEVVRASDLAGSTKFIIDTIEQAPPGSKWAIGTEMNLVKRIIDQHPDKQIESLNPDMCPCLTMNRIDLPHLLWSLESIEKGKPVGLIQVEEEITKEALHALNRMLTIR
- the nadB gene encoding L-aspartate oxidase: MTGGSSVSSFKKVIVVGSGIAALSFARTISDNCQVIMMTKNQYSSSNSMLAQGGIASAFSARDSVEKHMQDTLAAGCDHQDLKTVLDVLRRGKELVKQLVEEGCPFDNDEDGILQLGKEGAHSTERILHAGGDQTGKTLVQFLKSQLGSHIHLYENHHVIDLLVNEGKCFGVVWKDEKGHTHTMTADAVVLSTGGCGSLYETNTNAPSATGDGIMMAYRAGAQLVDLEFVQFHPTLLTIDGKAVGLISEAVRGEGAYLEDETGRRIMAGIHPQVDLAPRDVVARAIYNEQEAGHQIYLNIKGIPHFSTRFPTIYALCQQAGIDIRSGRLPVSPGMHFLMGGIMVNEHGETAVQSLFAIGEAACTGLHGANRLASNSLLEGLVSGNKAARRIEQMPKRHVKVPSVEIQEVWQVPDISKTKLRHLMTKYAAIVRHQKGLQALLAALEHVSFQPINVKDITNEQVELLNCWSLAICMAKSALLRTESRGGHYRTDYPKREDAFWRGKQIIHEKDQVQIMKNERIGVNWNVYS
- the safA gene encoding SafA/ExsA family spore coat assembly protein; the encoded protein is MKIHIVQKGDSLWKISKKYGVDFQELKKLNSQLSNPDLIMPGMKIKIPSSGVPVKTDQHKAKEKPKPKEHPYVKEKPKDVVQVQDTTPKEKPNEPVPYVPPVPKIEQPVFPQVDVNYYQTNLYQPFTPPPKKEHHEKKDYYHEKKDDVHEKKDHKDHFHHEHKEHEKDEVAKGYDPFIHIPQQKEEGKNMEHNNDPNLPNFPQMPNVGGANVGGMAENKDHHQHHHEQYDPYYGYGSYTPPAMYPYPQQLVPASPILPGSGFCYPVQPYYHHMMPYPYHAQPYYPAYHAPAYYGENYEHHANDGHHWHHHMLPNANANMNQGFYPNGPNEAYGKEDCGCDEGMKQQHHQPWMGYYPNPVPYGQMGAYPQHSMQQNPNQSVFARPEEDEED